From a region of the Paenibacillus sp. R14(2021) genome:
- the pxpB gene encoding 5-oxoprolinase subunit PxpB has product MKHGDECLISPLGDRALVVEWTKKSGSADWRLAAKLAARLHRAQAPWLSDAVPAYASVTVVYDPLLLHRMNESKLLLSADKEGMKQLPYDYAASAVRRILSCRAEDEAAAPRRIEIPVCYGGEYGPDLGHCADRSGLADEAFIRQHAAGVYQVAMIGFMPGFPYLTGLSERLAQPRRESPRSNVPAGAVGIGGSQTGIYPLSSPGGWQLIGRTPLQLFDPHREEPILLRTGDELRFVPITEEQMRTWGEQV; this is encoded by the coding sequence ATGAAACACGGCGATGAATGCCTCATTTCGCCGCTCGGCGATCGTGCGCTCGTCGTTGAATGGACGAAGAAGAGCGGTTCGGCCGACTGGCGTCTTGCGGCGAAGCTGGCTGCGCGCTTGCACCGCGCGCAAGCGCCGTGGCTGAGTGATGCCGTACCGGCCTATGCCTCGGTTACGGTCGTTTATGACCCGCTGCTGCTCCATCGGATGAATGAAAGCAAGCTGCTGCTGTCAGCGGACAAAGAAGGAATGAAACAGCTGCCCTATGACTACGCAGCTTCCGCAGTGCGAAGGATCCTCTCCTGCAGGGCGGAGGATGAAGCTGCTGCGCCGCGAAGGATTGAAATCCCCGTCTGTTACGGCGGTGAATACGGACCGGATCTGGGTCATTGTGCCGATCGTTCCGGCTTGGCTGATGAGGCGTTCATTCGGCAGCATGCAGCGGGTGTATACCAAGTGGCGATGATCGGCTTCATGCCGGGCTTTCCTTACTTGACGGGTCTCTCCGAACGGCTGGCTCAGCCCAGGCGGGAATCGCCTCGCAGCAACGTACCAGCAGGAGCCGTCGGCATCGGAGGGAGTCAGACTGGCATCTATCCTTTGTCTTCGCCAGGCGGCTGGCAGTTGATCGGCCGTACGCCGCTGCAGCTGTTCGACCCTCATCGAGAGGAGCCGATTCTGCTGCGGACAGGAGATGAGCTGCGGTTCGTCCCGATCACGGAGGAACAAATGCGGACATGGGGAGAACAGGTATGA
- a CDS encoding VWA domain-containing protein has product MRMTTVRDKEMKPAKTTAKRLVILMLAASMVLLGACSSGNSQNDSAVGNSAANSNSAADPNTSNTSTADESSNHASDDSGDKSTAEEPAADDGSAAPDSDEGGNSQYDASKPGQLTAGEWDDLAAHSRWAKLLSGSYGQDNTAYWSIFPQRQLEVIVKADGRAVSDAVVSVMDEDGQSIWEGRTNNNGVAFVYAGLFDEQDTQEQYGIEVTSGNETKRYENVPIPRGQALNVNLDAPVKASKALDLMLVVDTTGSMGDELNYLKTELKDVVERVGKDNGQQLDIRVSTNFYRDRGDEYVVKDFPFTADIDKAVGQLSEQSAAGGGDFPEAVDEALDNAINDHKWSDTARARLMFLVLDAPPHHERKVGKRLHELMETAAAEGIRIIPVASSGVDVHTEYLMRFLASSTGGTYLFLTDHSGIGNSHEKPAVGEYEVKALNDLLVDVINRYSS; this is encoded by the coding sequence ATGCGTATGACGACGGTGAGAGACAAAGAAATGAAGCCGGCGAAGACAACGGCGAAAAGGCTCGTAATCCTCATGCTGGCTGCTTCGATGGTGCTGCTCGGGGCATGTTCGTCGGGCAATTCGCAGAACGACAGCGCGGTCGGCAATTCGGCTGCAAATTCAAATTCGGCCGCAGACCCTAACACATCGAACACGAGTACGGCGGATGAATCGAGCAATCATGCAAGCGATGACTCGGGCGATAAATCAACTGCGGAAGAGCCTGCAGCTGACGACGGCAGCGCTGCACCGGACTCGGATGAGGGCGGGAATTCTCAATATGATGCTTCCAAGCCGGGACAGCTGACGGCAGGGGAGTGGGATGATCTCGCTGCGCATAGCCGCTGGGCGAAGCTGCTTAGCGGCTCGTATGGACAGGACAACACGGCGTATTGGTCGATTTTTCCGCAGCGTCAGCTTGAAGTGATCGTTAAGGCAGACGGCCGGGCTGTATCGGATGCGGTCGTCAGCGTCATGGATGAAGACGGTCAGAGCATCTGGGAAGGACGCACGAACAATAATGGCGTCGCTTTCGTCTACGCGGGCTTGTTCGACGAGCAGGATACTCAGGAACAATACGGGATCGAAGTCACGTCAGGCAATGAGACGAAGCGGTATGAGAATGTGCCGATTCCGCGCGGGCAGGCGCTGAACGTGAATTTGGATGCACCGGTGAAAGCATCGAAAGCGCTCGATCTGATGCTCGTTGTGGATACGACGGGCTCCATGGGCGATGAGCTGAATTATTTGAAAACAGAGCTGAAGGACGTCGTGGAGCGTGTCGGCAAAGATAACGGTCAGCAGCTGGACATCCGGGTAAGCACCAATTTCTACAGGGATCGCGGCGACGAGTACGTGGTCAAGGATTTCCCCTTCACAGCCGACATCGACAAAGCGGTCGGCCAACTGTCGGAGCAGAGCGCGGCAGGCGGGGGCGATTTTCCGGAGGCAGTGGACGAAGCGCTGGACAATGCGATCAACGATCACAAGTGGAGCGATACGGCCCGTGCGCGGCTGATGTTCCTTGTGCTGGATGCCCCTCCGCACCATGAACGCAAAGTGGGCAAACGGCTGCATGAATTGATGGAGACGGCTGCGGCGGAGGGGATACGGATCATTCCGGTCGCATCCAGCGGCGTCGATGTGCACACCGAATATTTGATGCGTTTTCTGGCGTCGTCAACGGGCGGTACGTATTTATTCCTGACGGACCACAGCGGAATCGGAAACAGCCATGAGAAGCCGGCGGTCGGCGAGTATGAAGTCAAAGCTTTGAATGATTTACTGGTGGATGTCATAAACCGTTATTCCTCATAA
- a CDS encoding TetR/AcrR family transcriptional regulator, which yields MKRELKKEQTRTRIKEAALTLFSEQGYESTTVEGIAKLAGIAKGTFFNYFSSKDELICDLQGLFAINELERLKDTQGPLVPRLQLLVFNIVRQFTLNKPQTRALFQAMLGSSAALENHNKFMMDLAEVVLPLVAQAQESGELRKDMPAAMMLQQAFQAYFGTLMIWSMEAGDEPLDTRMAMTFELFFKGIAPQ from the coding sequence ATGAAGCGCGAGCTCAAGAAGGAACAGACGCGAACGCGCATTAAGGAAGCGGCGCTGACGCTGTTTTCCGAGCAGGGTTATGAATCAACGACGGTCGAAGGCATCGCTAAGCTTGCCGGCATCGCCAAAGGGACCTTTTTCAACTATTTTTCTTCCAAAGATGAACTTATATGCGATTTGCAGGGGTTATTCGCCATTAACGAGCTGGAGAGACTTAAGGATACGCAGGGCCCGCTTGTGCCCAGGCTGCAGCTGCTCGTGTTCAATATCGTGCGCCAGTTCACGTTGAACAAGCCGCAGACTCGCGCGCTCTTTCAAGCGATGCTGGGGAGCAGTGCGGCATTGGAGAACCATAACAAATTCATGATGGACTTAGCCGAGGTGGTGCTTCCGCTGGTCGCGCAGGCACAGGAGAGCGGCGAACTTCGCAAGGATATGCCGGCGGCTATGATGTTGCAGCAGGCATTTCAAGCCTATTTCGGCACGTTGATGATCTGGTCTATGGAAGCAGGAGACGAACCCCTCGATACCCGAATGGCGATGACCTTCGAGCTGTTCTTCAAAGGAATCGCACCGCAATAG
- a CDS encoding MMPL family transporter, which yields MTERIIRGLARAKWAIVLAWLAIAVASVLALPDLAAIVRQTEQKFIPADSESVVAKNMLERINPETTLKSSAILVYSREGGMTDADRTWLETKAAELAKLSSKDGFKSVQSAYETPELSSKFRSKDGTTELLIVGFTRADNDPLTSQAVDTLAERIHGAPSGSKVELTGSAPIGKDFQESSEQGLKKTELLTVALVLIILLVVFRSPIAPFVPLITIGISLIITRGLVAYATRFGMPVSSFTESFLIAVMFGAGTDYCILLIQRFREEMSQDGDKVQALIRTMRTVGKTVAFSASTVFVAFFLIGFAQFGLYQSAVGVAIGVAVTLVAGLTLTPSLLMIFGKATFWPTRIVSGQGHGESKLWASMGRLAARRPVAIILVTVLLLAPLTLLYQGKRSFDDLAEIDPSHGSVQGFRQVERTFGSGEVFPLSIALTAPDSMRSPAALAVMETASASMAKLPGVKEVRSAVRPLGEQLSDLTVSDQLTKTSDALGQLKDGVDKVAGGLKDAETSISGGQSDVGKLTSGLRTMAGKTKEAESGLIQIHGGMQQAAKGADQLTGGLKQSAAVSASMGADLKALLTAHPELLKDASMQQLVGKQRGLASGLNELKNGASQLSSSFAQLNPGISKAADGMGQLAVSQSQAAEGTAKLGTGLKDLTNGLQAGVKGLADVSDGLTKVKDAEQAIGSSQIPGWNLPQSALDNPELQQALDYYVSKDGKTAHFDIILAVNPYSEEAQDTAAQIRDALHRSLGGSAITQANFYISGTSAQITELKDISQSDFMRTGAFVMIGIFIVLMILLRSILAPLYVLLSLGFNFLVTMGIVEFIFVKLLGKEGLSWNVAFFVFLIIVALGVDYSIFLMARFKEEYRPRGITYAMTRAMSTTGGVIISAAVIMGGTFAALMMSGVNTLLQIGAGIVIGLILYATVFMGLVIPALANLFGEANWWPFRQLAKDKSGAAQDKGTGNSSRLKEQTE from the coding sequence ATGACAGAACGAATAATCCGCGGACTTGCCCGTGCCAAATGGGCAATTGTGCTGGCATGGCTCGCGATCGCCGTCGCTTCGGTACTCGCGCTGCCCGACCTGGCTGCCATCGTGCGGCAAACCGAGCAGAAATTCATTCCAGCCGATTCTGAATCCGTCGTGGCCAAGAACATGCTGGAGCGGATCAATCCCGAGACGACCTTGAAGTCCAGTGCTATTCTCGTCTATTCCAGAGAAGGCGGCATGACGGACGCGGACCGTACGTGGCTTGAAACCAAAGCCGCCGAGCTAGCGAAGCTGAGCAGCAAGGACGGGTTCAAGTCCGTGCAGTCTGCCTACGAAACGCCTGAGCTGTCGTCCAAATTCCGCAGCAAGGACGGAACGACCGAGCTCCTGATCGTCGGCTTCACGCGCGCCGACAATGACCCGCTCACCTCGCAGGCGGTTGACACGCTGGCCGAGCGGATTCACGGCGCTCCAAGCGGCAGCAAAGTAGAGCTGACGGGCAGCGCGCCGATCGGCAAAGACTTTCAAGAGAGCTCCGAGCAAGGATTGAAGAAGACTGAGCTTCTCACTGTCGCGCTCGTGCTCATTATTCTGCTTGTTGTGTTTCGCTCTCCCATCGCGCCGTTCGTTCCGCTGATCACGATCGGGATCTCGCTGATCATAACGCGCGGTCTCGTTGCTTATGCAACCCGGTTCGGGATGCCGGTGTCCTCCTTCACGGAATCGTTCCTCATCGCTGTCATGTTCGGCGCCGGTACCGACTATTGCATCCTGCTCATCCAGCGTTTCCGGGAGGAAATGAGCCAGGATGGCGATAAAGTCCAAGCGCTCATCCGGACGATGCGGACAGTCGGCAAAACCGTCGCCTTCTCCGCGAGCACGGTGTTCGTCGCGTTCTTCCTCATTGGCTTCGCCCAATTCGGCTTGTACCAATCAGCCGTCGGCGTTGCCATCGGCGTTGCGGTCACGCTGGTTGCCGGCTTGACGCTCACTCCATCGCTGTTGATGATCTTCGGTAAAGCGACCTTCTGGCCGACGAGAATCGTCAGCGGCCAAGGGCACGGCGAATCCAAGCTATGGGCGTCGATGGGCCGACTTGCTGCGCGCAGACCTGTCGCGATCATTCTCGTCACGGTACTGCTGCTGGCTCCGCTCACGCTACTGTACCAAGGCAAACGCTCCTTCGACGATTTGGCCGAAATCGATCCTTCGCACGGATCCGTTCAAGGCTTCCGCCAAGTCGAGCGCACCTTCGGCTCCGGCGAGGTGTTCCCGCTCTCCATCGCGCTGACGGCTCCGGATTCCATGCGCAGCCCAGCGGCGCTCGCTGTTATGGAGACAGCAAGTGCAAGCATGGCGAAGCTCCCCGGCGTCAAGGAGGTGCGCAGCGCTGTGCGGCCGCTAGGCGAGCAGCTCAGCGATCTGACCGTCTCCGATCAATTGACCAAAACCTCCGACGCGCTTGGACAATTAAAGGACGGCGTCGATAAGGTCGCCGGCGGCTTGAAGGATGCGGAGACTTCGATTTCCGGCGGTCAAAGCGACGTCGGGAAGCTTACAAGCGGGCTGCGTACGATGGCTGGCAAGACAAAGGAAGCAGAGAGCGGCTTGATACAAATCCACGGCGGCATGCAGCAAGCAGCCAAAGGCGCAGACCAGCTTACCGGCGGGCTCAAGCAAAGCGCGGCTGTATCGGCTTCCATGGGCGCCGATTTGAAGGCGCTGCTGACGGCGCATCCGGAGTTGCTGAAGGATGCTTCCATGCAGCAGCTTGTCGGCAAGCAGCGCGGTCTCGCATCCGGTTTGAATGAACTGAAGAACGGCGCAAGCCAGCTGTCGTCGAGCTTTGCGCAGCTGAATCCGGGCATCTCGAAGGCCGCGGACGGTATGGGGCAATTGGCCGTCAGCCAATCCCAAGCCGCAGAAGGCACAGCCAAGCTGGGCACCGGATTGAAAGACCTGACGAACGGGCTGCAAGCCGGAGTCAAAGGTCTCGCCGATGTATCGGATGGACTGACGAAGGTTAAAGATGCCGAGCAAGCCATCGGCAGCAGCCAGATCCCGGGCTGGAACTTGCCGCAGTCCGCGCTCGATAACCCCGAACTTCAGCAGGCGCTGGATTACTATGTGTCCAAGGACGGGAAAACCGCCCACTTTGACATCATTCTTGCCGTTAATCCGTACTCAGAAGAAGCGCAGGACACGGCTGCACAGATACGCGACGCCCTGCATCGCAGCCTGGGAGGCAGTGCCATTACGCAGGCGAATTTCTATATTTCCGGTACTTCGGCTCAAATTACCGAGTTGAAGGATATTTCGCAGAGCGATTTCATGCGAACGGGCGCATTTGTTATGATCGGAATTTTCATCGTGCTGATGATTCTGCTTCGTTCTATTCTGGCACCACTCTACGTGCTGCTGTCGCTCGGCTTCAACTTCCTCGTGACGATGGGGATCGTGGAGTTCATCTTCGTCAAATTGCTTGGCAAGGAAGGGCTCTCATGGAATGTGGCCTTCTTCGTGTTCCTCATTATCGTCGCACTCGGGGTTGACTACAGCATCTTCCTCATGGCGCGTTTCAAGGAGGAGTACCGGCCAAGGGGCATCACGTATGCGATGACCAGGGCGATGTCCACGACAGGCGGTGTCATTATATCCGCCGCCGTCATTATGGGCGGCACATTCGCTGCTCTGATGATGTCCGGGGTGAACACGCTGCTGCAGATCGGGGCAGGCATCGTGATCGGCTTAATTTTATACGCGACGGTTTTCATGGGGCTCGTCATCCCGGCACTTGCTAACCTGTTCGGCGAAGCGAATTGGTGGCCATTCCGTCAATTGGCCAAAGATAAAAGCGGCGCCGCGCAGGACAAAGGAACCGGGAACAGCTCTCGTCTGAAGGAACAAACCGAATAA